In one window of Henckelia pumila isolate YLH828 chromosome 1, ASM3356847v2, whole genome shotgun sequence DNA:
- the LOC140880613 gene encoding nuclear transcription factor Y subunit C-3-like — translation MEQKGNGQSPGIGVLGTSAQMPYGMMSYPANQMAGTSSPAPVGSIQSPQAGGLSASPAQMAQHHLAYQHIHQQQQQQLQQQLQNFWASQYEDIDQVTDFKNHSLPLARIKKIMKADEDVRMISAEAPVIFARACEMFILELTLRAWNHTEENKRRTLQKNDIAAAITRTDIFDFLVDIVPREDLKDEVLASMPRGPVPVGAPTEGLPYYYMGPPAAPPVGTPGMFVGKPVDPALYGQQPPYMGQPMWPQQPPPPADS, via the coding sequence ATGGAGCAGAAAGGAAATGGACAGTCGCCGGGTATTGGGGTGTTGGGTACCTCTGCTCAGATGCCATATGGCATGATGTCATATCCAGCCAACCAAATGGCTGGAACCTCTTCTCCAGCACCGGTTGGATCGATTCAATCTCCCCAAGCTGGTGGTCTTTCTGCCTCTCCAGCTCAGATGGCACAACATCATCTTGCCTACCAGCACATAcatcagcagcagcagcagcaattGCAGCAACAACTGCAAAATTTTTGGGCCAGCCAATATGAAGACATTGATCAGGTAACCGACTTTAAGAACCATAGCCTGCCTCTGGCTAGAATCAAGAAGATAATGAAAGCTGATGAAGATGTTAGGATGATCTCAGCTGAAGCACCGGTTATCTTTGCACGAGCCTGTGAGATGTTCATCCTTGAGTTGACACTACGTGCATGGAATCACACTGAAGAGAACAAAAGGAGGACGCTCCAGAAAAATGATATTGCTGCAGCAATTACAAGGACCGACATATTTGATTTCTTGGTTGACATTGTACCTCGGGAGGACTTGAAAGATGAGGTTCTTGCATCAATGCCGAGAGGACCAGTTCCTGTTGGAGCTCCTACTGAAGGGCTTCCTTACTATTATATGGGACCACCAGCTGCACCACCAGTTGGCACTCCAGGGATGTTCGTGGGGAAGCCTGTGGATCCTGCTCTTTACGGTCAACAACCTCCTTATATGGGTCAGCCAATGTGGCCGCAACAACCTCCGCCACCTGCAGATTCTTAA